TAGGAGATATTTTTGAATATAGATTAAACGATGAATATGTATATAATTTAGGTACACAGAAAGATTGGAAAACGAAAGCAACTTTGGATGCTTTGAGAATTTCAGTTTGGAAGATGCTTGAGTCTGCAACAAAACAAAATATTACAGCAATAGCTATGCCCAAAATCGGTGCGGGTCTAGGTGGATTGGTTTGGGAAGATGTTAAATATGTACTTGAAGCGGCTGCTTTGCATTTTCCTGACATAGATATTATTGTTGTGGAGAACTATCAACAAGTAAACAGAATTTAATATTCTATATTTTACCTGTAACTGTTCAGTGATTCGTTGTTGTTGATTTTCAAATACTTATAAAATGGATTGTAATAAAAATCTTATCAAATTATTCTTTTTATAGCTAAACTCAGCTGCTTGTATTTTAGCAATATATTGATTACCAATCATTTCTCTTTCTTGTAATCGCTGAACTGTTACTTTTACCCTGATATAATTTGATTGAATGTCAATTTATATTAGGGTATTTTTATCTGATATTTTTTCACGATGCATCAATTGATTCGCTTCAGAGTTGCACCGTTCATAAAAGGGGTATCGTTCGTATGAGATGAGTATACTGCTTGGAGAGACTTGGCGAAAAATCTCTATCGTGATGGAAAAGTAGAGGAATAGATTGTTGTGTGGAACAACGGAGGAGAACTGGGACTGTATG
This Bacteroides acidifaciens DNA region includes the following protein-coding sequences:
- a CDS encoding macro domain-containing protein, which translates into the protein GDIFEYRLNDEYVYNLGTQKDWKTKATLDALRISVWKMLESATKQNITAIAMPKIGAGLGGLVWEDVKYVLEAAALHFPDIDIIVVENYQQVNRI